The following proteins are co-located in the Manihot esculenta cultivar AM560-2 chromosome 7, M.esculenta_v8, whole genome shotgun sequence genome:
- the LOC110619119 gene encoding probable membrane-associated kinase regulator 4: MELNLSYDHPDDDYIDMEVSSYSNFLCKTSPPQAREFEFQMSSVSLEKDATTSPADELFYKGKLLPLHLPPRLQMVEKLLEHTNSCRKDNFDEFFSTPLMTTATTPTTTSTPFESCNISPAESCQVSRELNSEEYFLEYSNEECGFIGENQKKSWTKKLKIIKQSSLSSRLKASRAYLKSFFGKSGCSDDSCTAASKVADEGIVSKAKDSLNKWEKTARKVPFGQIQKDKNQMSATSMGNINKQKISNEDGNGRLHRRSFSMAIKRHSTNKSSSSSSSSSGSSSSSSSTNTTGFYGLPFLKRCSSVNSEIENPIQGAIAHCKQSQQLFCPRKTATEVGFYSLSTSKIAICEEQKRPELCRG, translated from the coding sequence ATGGAACTGAACTTATCATATGATCACCCAGATGATGACTACATTGACATGGAAGTCAGCTCTTACTCTAATTTTCTCTGCAAAACTTCTCCTCCACAAGCAAGAGAGTTTGAGTTTCAAATGTCTTCAGTTTCCCTGGAAAAAGATGCCACCACTTCTCCAGCTGATGAGCTATTTTACAAAGGAAAGCTTCTTCCACTTCACCTTCCTCCTCGTCTACAAATGGTGGAAAAGCTCCTGGAACACACCAACTCTTGCAGGAAAGATAATTTTGATGAATTCTTTAGCACCCCATTAATGACTACTGCAACAACACCAACTACAACGAGTACCCCATTTGAATCCTGCAATATCTCACCTGCTGAGTCTTGTCAGGTGAGTCGAGAGCTTAATTCTGAAGAGTATTTCTTGGAGTACTCAAATGAAGAATGTGGATTCATTGGAGAAAACCAAAAGAAGTCTTGGACTAAAAAGCTTAAGATAATCAAGCAATCTTCTCTTAGTTCAAGGCTGAAGGCTTCCAGGGCTTATCTGAAGTCTTTCTTTGGTAAGTCTGGCTGCTCAGATGATTCCTGTACAGCAGCTTCAAAAGTTGCAGATGAAGGAATCGTTTCAAAAGCCAAAGATTCTTTGAACAAATGGGAGAAGACAGCAAGGAAAGTCCCTTTTGGACAAATTCAGAAGGATAAGAACCAAATGTCAGCAACTTCTATGGGGAATATTAACAAACAGAAGATCAGTAATGAGGATGGCAATGGTCGCCTTCATAGGCGATCTTTCTCGATGGCTATCAAACGCCATTCGACAAACAAGTCGTCgtcgtcatcatcatcatcatctggttcttcttcatcttcaagCTCAACAAATACTACTGGCTTTTATGGATTGCCCTTTCTAAAGAGATGTAGCAGTGTAAATTCAGAGATTGAGAATCCAATTCAAGGAGCAATTGCACATTGCAAGCAGTCCCAGCAGCTGTTCTGCCCAAGAAAGACAGCAACTGAAGTTGGTTTTTACTCATTGTCAACTTCCAAGATTGCTATCTGTGAAGAGCAAAAGAGACCTGAGCTTTGCAGAGGCTGA
- the LOC110619310 gene encoding uncharacterized protein LOC110619310, whose protein sequence is MSWLRSAVNKAVEVGNKNNLTRAVKNYADSVVQQAGQAVAEGAKILQDRIGNRNYRSVKQTVKRLEEASVSCRGPERILLLRRWLFVLKEVDKLLAASPEDKQTTLEQHVFTDEGNESPRKQSMVLYYDSDIGGEPMNFRDVFLQSQAMEGITLSMILEAPTDEEISLLLEMFGICLNGGKEVHNAIVSSIQDLASAFACYQDEVLVKREELLQFAQGAVAGLKVSADLGRIDAEAINLKNKLDRMIGSDKPSSEGQDKESGGTAKATVEALKEDLAQIRICSRLEGLLLKKKNFNLGDSPEIHAQKVDKLKVLSESLASSARKAEKGILDHRIHKEEALKVRLAKADEANEREKEISAEISVLEKQRDELEAQLKKVNISLAAANARLHNSREERDQFEEANSQILEHLKAKEGELSKSAAASKVEAKVLSNWINFLEDTWVLQRSYTETKEKEVNDELERHENYFVNLAIHLLSDYKNELGPYITRIGNFVKNLKNLSEGSEVAAGVDHDGAKHPRKNLEEEYLDYEAKIITTFSVVDSMREQLYAQQLAFYRKDDAKIKKLFDDIEKLRKEFESIERPILEIETPPTPKAETVSEKPLGSPTRKLMQNPSSPKSGTDGQPIAPAVEGHQVLDPAAELAKLESEFGKDARDYSAEEIAEWEFDELERELSSGDTATSK, encoded by the exons atgtCGTGGTTGAGATCCGCCGTGAACAAAGCTGTTGAGGTGGGGAACAAGAACAACCTCACACGCGCCGTCAAGAACTACGCTGACTCAGTTGTTCAACAAGCAGGCCAAGCAGTTGCTGAAGGAGCCAAAATCCTGCAAGATCGAATT GGGAATCGGAATTACAGAAGCGTTAAGCAAACTGTTAAGAGACTGGAGGAGGCTTCTGTCTCTTGTAGAGGTCCTGAGCGGATTCTGTTGCTGAGAAGATGGTTGTTTGTGCTTAAAGAAGTTGACAAGTTATTGGCAGCTTCACCTGAAGATAAACAGACGACACTTGAGCAACATGTTTTTACTGATGAAGGAAATGAAAGTCCAAGAAAACAGTCTATG GTACTGTATTATGATTCTGACATTGGGGGTGAGCCTATGAACTTTCGCGATGTTTTTCTCCAAAGTCAGGCTATGGAGGGCATTACATTGTCCATG ATTCTTGAAGCACCGACTGATGAAGAAATTTCTTTGCTTCTAGAGATGTTTGG GATCTGTCTAAATGGAGGAAAAGAAGTTCATAATGCAATAGTGAGCAGCATACAGGATCTGGCTTCAGCTTTTGCTTGCTACCAAGATGAAGTGTTG GTGAAGCGAGAGGAATTGCTTCAATTTGCACAAGGTGCTGTTGCTGGGTTGAAAGTTAGTGCTGATCTTGGAAG AATAGATGCTGAAGCCATAAATTTGAAGAACAAACTTGATAGGATGATTGGTTCTGATAAGCCATCAAGTGAAGGTCAGGACAAAGAATCGGGTGGAACAGCTAAAGCAACTGTAGAG GCGCTGAAAGAAGACCTTGCACAAATACGCATCTGTTCCAGACTGGAAGGGCTTTtactgaaaaagaaaaattttaatctcGGAGACTCTCCAGAGATTCATGCTCAAAAG GTTGATAAGTTGAAAGTCTTGTCAGAATCCCTTGCTAGCTCTGCAAGAAAAGCGGAAAAGGGCATCTTAGATCATAG AATACACAAGGAAGAGGCTCTGAAAGTTCGTCTTGCCAAGGCCGATGAAGCTAATGAAAGGGAGAAG GAAATATCAGCTGAAATTTCTGTACTTGAAAAACAAAGAGATGAACTTGAAGCTCAATTGAAAAAG GTTAATATTTCCTTAGCTGCTGCAAATGCACGCCTTCACAATTCTAGGGAAGAGAGAGACCAGTTCGAAGAAGCTAACAGTCAGATCTTAGAGCACTTGAAAGCAAAG GAAGGTGAACTGTCAAAATCTGCTGCTGCTTCCAAGGTAGAAGCAAAGGTCCTGAGTAACTGGATTAATTTTCtggaagatacatgggttctcCAGCGTTCATATACAGAGACAAAGGAGAAAGAGGTCAA TGATGAATTGGAGAGGCACGAGAACTATTTTGTGAACTTGGCAATCCATCTCCTCTCTGATTATAAg AATGAGTTGGGTCCTTATATCACCCGCATTGGGAATTTTGTGAAAAATCTGAAGAATTTAAGTGAAGG GTCAGAGGTAGCAGCAGGTGTGGACCATGATGGTGCTAAACATCCAAGGAAAAATCTtgaggaggaatatctggactATGAAGCCAAG ATTATAACTACCTTCAGTGTGGTGGATAGCATGAGAGAGCAACTTTATGCTCAGCAGTTGGCTTTTTATAG GAAAGATGATGCAAAGATTAAAAAACTATTTGATGATATTGAGAAGTTGAGAAAGGAATTTGAATCCATTGAGAGACCAATTCTAGAAATTGAGACTCCACCGACTCCGAAGGCAGAGACTGTATCTGAGAAGCCACTGGGAAGTCCCACCCGAAAGTTGATGCAGAATCCTAGTTCTCCAAAATCTGGTACAGATGGACAGCCCATAGCACCTGCAGTCGAAGGACATCAGGTGCTTGACCCTGCAGCTGAACTAGCTAAGCTGGAGTCAGAATTTGGGAAGGATGCTCGAGATTACTCAGCTGAAGAGATTGCTGAGTGGGAGTTTGATGAGCTTGAAAGGGAGTTGAGCTCTGGGGATACAGCTACAAGCAAGTGA